The nucleotide sequence tcattggccaaaacattaactttatcacaaaaacccaaatttccctttttttttggccctggcacaaaatgaccagcaaacataatttcactaatcatatcagcagcacatgggaaagtgtgaatgagtactagtcaggttaaatcactctatcattctgattggattataagagcagactgattgctgtAAAAGGAGGGAAGACGTGCTTCcagtcattgtgttcttgttagcaatggttacctctaaagaaagacaagcagccatcatcgctttgcatcaaaatggcctcacatgtaaggaaactgctgcaaagaatattgcacctgaagaACCTTTTACCGGATtctcaagaacttcaaggagagaggttcaactgcagcgAAGAACGCTTCCaccagtggagtggtggtggtgtagtggtctaatcacataactggtaatctgataatcagaaggacacaGTTCAAgcacctgtaataagtgcactgtaagttgctttggataaaagcgtctgccaaatgcataaatgtaaatgtcccagagtgtccagcaagcgccaggactgtCTTGACCTGAGGAGTCAactacagaatcgtgtcaccaccagtgcagagcttgttcAAAGCTTGCTCAATGCActcaggttggtgtgagtgcatctgtacACATattgaggtgaagacttttggacaatggcctggtgtcaagatgggcaagaagccacttctctccaagaaaaacatcaaggacagactgaaattctgcaggaagtacaaggattggacagcagaagactggtgcaaagacaTTTTCTCAGATGTAGCTCggatttacacaaggattatttctgtttcttccactccaaacatacttcacacttctctgtctgctcgtatgaatgtaacacatcataagaaagtgtttcaccgctgtttaaatgcactttggatcgcatcatttatatgaataaatgttttccatcttaaaggactaaatattaaattaaacaaatgacaataaaatgcaaagtagtctcttcattaatcaaaatactttttcaatgtaactgtattctaattatgaatgatttatattgtaactgtagtggaatacagttacttatattttgtattttaaatgtgtaatcccattacatgtattccgttactccccaacactgtatactgtatatataatcatACAAAGCAttagtttgtgtcttttgtttttgtgtccaCACTGACGTCCCCTTCTTTCCTTTTAGAACATAAAGTAATTATTGTTGGATTGGACAATGCTGGGAAGACCACCATCCTTTACCAATTGTaagtgtttgttgttgttttttgttcttcTTAAAAATATATCATCAGGATAACCACATGCCGTTCATACCACCAGAACAATGTGTCTCATTGGCATTATCTGTCGGTTGTGCTGTATAAACCAGTTACATGTATGTAGTTAAATTAATGTGCCACTCAGCTTTTGAAGCATGTATTTGTACATTGgtcatttctgtgatttttgacTGGGGTTCTCTCTAGTTTAACTAAAGAAGCAGTGCAGACCTCTCCCACAATTGGCAGCAATGTAGAGGAAATCTCCATAAAGAAAACACGCTTCCTTGTCTGGGACATCGGCGGGCAGGATAGTCTCAGAGCTAGCTGGAACTCGTATTACTGTAACACGGAGGTGTGTATCATTATGTCCCTCTCCCTATCTCAGGGGCAAATGCAGTAAAATTATGTGAAAGATGAACATTTGCATGCTTGTGTCTTAGAGTGTGATCTTGGTCAAAGACATTATTGTGTCTAGGAATACACTTTAGATTGTATACTAATTTTCTCCTTTACTGTAACAGATTGTCATCCTGGTGGTTGATAGCACTGATCGAGAACGTTTGACTGTGACCAAAGAGGAACTTCATCGCATGCTTGCTCACGAGGTCAGTTTGCATTCAGCTGATTAATGACACTTGTTATGAAAATGTCTTGATGGGAATTTGATATACTTGGCACATGTGTGAAAGCCTGACTAATTTCCCTTCCTGTTGTCTGTTTCTTCTGCATTCTTTCTACTACTCGCTCCTCCACATAGGATCTGCAGAATGCATCAGTACTGGTTTTGGCAAATAAGCAGGACATGAAGAACAGTATGTCTGCTGCAGAGATCTCCCAGAGTCTGACACTCGGCTCACTCACCGCTCGCTCGTGGCATGTCCAGGCCTGTTGTGCTCTCACTGGAGAGGGGTATGTGTGTTTCTTTGGTTATAATGTAGGTGTCTAGTCCATATGTGTTTGAAATGATTTAGGGGAATTCAGGCAAGTTTGCAAGCTTGAAGCTTAATTAAGAAAAACTGGTGTGGGCCAACTTTATATCATTTATTGTAACCAactctttctctttcactctaCAGTTTACCCGCCAGTCTAGACTGGATGCAGTCCCGTGTTTTGGCAAACTAACTCCAGCAGTAGAGTTTCTTTAACCCCTGGTACAGTTAAAAGAGTGACCTAGGCCTGCTCAAACTATTGTCCTGCTCTCAGTGCCTCCATCTGGACAGCAGCCAGCTTAAATGCTAACACCTGGAGGAACACACCTAATCCACTACCGCCAATTATACTCTATATACCAGATGAAGATTGGatactgggtgtgtgtgtgcgtgcgtgtgagactGAGAGTGCTTAAATATGTATGTGTAGACTCGTGCAGGTTTGTGTATTATGTGACTCCGTTCTAGTGGTCCACATTGTTTACATCACAGACTTATGAAATGATCTGATCATGATGTGTTGGTGTCACTGTTAAGTATTCACCTCTgggatttttttaaacaaactttaCAAGTGGAGCAATTACCTACAGACAGCCATCTGAGAGGGGCAATGGTTCAAATGCCTGTACTGGACCGTACTGAGCCACTAAGCTATTGAACAagcattatttgaattatttaaattgaattgtATGTATGTTGTACAGATATCTGCATGCTGAAATGAGCAAATtgttcaagtattttattttttaaagtagacTGGATATCCATAGTATGTTTTCTTACAACATTTTGTACAAAACCTTTTGTACAGATAAAAATGTATGCTAAAAGTGCCTTTTCTGCCTTTGGTTTGTGTTATAAAATGTCTCATTGAGACAATTGTatataaatagaaatatatatgAGTGAAATGTTTATGACTGAAAATGGTATTGGACTGTAGAGCAGGTAGAACAGTGTAGTTTCAGAGAACAGTTTACACCCAGTAAACAGCCACAGGTCCTCTAGCTACACAAGACAGGTGACCATTATTAGATCAATTAGTAGCCAACTACAGCCCAATTTCCACTGACCATTCAGATGACAATCTGTCCCCTCCCCATATAGGCCTGTATGCTAATACACTAGCTTTTAGCAGATACTTAAAAGACTACAACAGACAAAATACCTAAACATCAGTTTCACATGCATGCAGCTTAAATTTTTATATGCGAATGGGCACACTGATGGATATCGCGCCAAACAGAGTGTAGCATCATATTTTTGACAGGAGTGAAAACAAGCTGTCCTAGACAACATAGAATTTTTATAACTCTTGTTTTCTGGAATTTTtagtattttgatttttttttttgaaagatgttTTTAATATTTCGACAGCAGAATTATCAACAAAAACCTTgttttcattcccgtcaaaaaatAAATGTGGCACTTTCGTATTGTCATACTTCACAAGCAGATCATTCAAGGTCTCCTGAATaggagaggtgtccaagtcacaccagtgttcctcagggatcagtgcttggacccctcctcttttTAATCTACACAACATAAATTTGATTTTTCATtaaggcacatggcttttcctaccactgcaATGCAGATGATATGCAGCTCTACCTGTCCTTCCAACCTGACGACCCCACCATTTCAGCACGTACAGTATCTCAGCTTTCCTCTCTGAGATCTTGGCCTGGATAAGGAAAGGCCACATTTAGCTCAACCTTGTCAAGACAGAACACCTTGTGATCCGatccaacccatctgttgaccacaacctcaccaTTCATCTTGGTTTAACAATAGTAAAAATCAGGTAAATCAGATCTTTGCTGTATGAATATGCTGTGCAGCTCCtgatccaagctctggtcatttcaagactggactactgcaatgctctatTGGCCACCCTCCCAGCTAGCACGATTAAGCCattgcagatggtccagaacacAGCAGCATGTCTTGTCTTCAATCAACCAAAGAGGGCTCACATCACCCCAACCTCTTAATTTCACTACACTGGCTACATGTAGCTGCCGGCATCAAATTAAAGGCTTTGACTATGGAACAGCACCCTCAACAACCTCCACCCAATCTGTTgttaccatctcaacattcaggAAACACATTTCTTCCTGGAGCACTGAACCACTCCACAGTTATGACACTTACTATTTAGATTaattatctaataaaaaaaatctttcttctGTACTCTCGTAGCTACAACGTGAACTGGTCAGtgcaatactgcagatattgttgacttttgctTGACAAATTGCTAGTTACGTTCCTCatttgcaagtcgctttggataaaatataaaatattatataaacgaGCCATTCAGCCATGAAGCCAATTCGCAAGCAAAGCCGAAaggctaattcgccatgggttccttAGGCTATCTAATACTAAGGTAAAAACAGGAATGTGTTTACTGCTTGTTACAATATTGTGAGCCAATGTGTGctgaaatggaaataaatgtagaCGACTACCTCTTCTTTTAAAGACAACAGATAAACACATATTTTGTAAATTCTCTGTCATGTCACATGatctttaaaattttgttttgagTCCTAAACTAATCATATCCAGATGAGTCCAAAATAATTGCTTATATAGTAAGGTAGGTTTTTCACAGGAAGGTTGTATCTTAATAAATCTAGCTGTTTTAAATTCATACTTAAAACAAATGTCACCATTACGTTGTTGAACAATGATTAACTTATGCATCTATTAGTTAAATTCTTCAGTGCAGATTTCAGCTGTTACCTTCATAAACACTTTGTCTCTGTGGTAACCAGGACCTGCATTTGTGCTACTAGCTACAAAGGTGTGTGATATTCATGACCACAAAGATTTTTGGCCTGAAATGGTTCTAAGCATTGTTTGTAACAAGTGTTATTAGAAATGTCTTACCATTCATTtttttgatctttaaaaaacacaaGGGGGCACCCGGATTTGAACCGGGGACCTCTTGATCTGCAGTCAaatgctctaccactgagctataccCCCGTGCTCAATTCATGCTTAtaagtgtttatttaaaatggtaCTTATCTAGCTTTCAGACCAACATTTTGTGCTTAATGGTTGTGTAACTGTGAGTGTGACttctgtatatttgtatatgtctTCAAAGTGAGGTAAACATGATTATGGGCATGAATAAAATGGTATATTGAAATCtcttagttcctgttttggtcagTCCTGATGTAACTGGTGTAGTCTGTGTTGGGTATTCCTTGGAATGAGATGGACATCCGTGATTGAGTCGAATCATGGTTTATTATCTAATAAAACCCAAATTAAACCAGTCTTTAAGAACTGTGAGCGTTCGCTCTAGTAcctgtctttaaaataaaaaggtgTTTTGTGGTGAGAATGTGTTTCATGTTAACTGAAGAGGACGAAAATTAAATATAGCTGTAAACAagtcaaaacaacaaaaatataaatgggaAAAAATAGTATGACACAGTACATATGAATTAAAGGATAACacatcaataaattatttttaaagcaaaGATTAAATTAGATTGACTGCAGATTAGCATAAACATACCTACCCCATAAAGACACAATGTCGAAAGGGAAGAGGAGGAGCTAAGACAGGATATTATTGTAATGCACAGAATTGCAGTCAGAAAATGAAAGGGCAGAGAAAGAGTTGAGAGAGTTGCTGAACAGTATCACATTACACTAAGCACAATGAAACCTGCTTCTTTCGAAACACTAtgctacactttcacattcaacaATAACAATCACCAAGAAGACACATCTTGAAAATAGAGTTAAATACACTACTTAAACTGTAGTCATCAAAAAGGGTAATAACCAACTAACTGGAATATGGTTTCTTTTACATAATCCATATAATCTTACATTTTATCTCCTCATTCCCATATCAGTCATTGTGTCTGTTGCCGCTCTATTCTTGAACTCTGAAAATAACCAATAATTTGCCATAAGAGCTGCATAAAATCATTTTGTAGCACTCTGCACCAATAGTGTATTACTCTGAGCATAAGAAACTTTGTATTCAATAAAGCACCATTGCTTGTCctgattttaaagggataatttcagggaaatgttttcattgattttttttccctctttgattttattaaataaaagagcTTGTTGAAACAGTTTGTTTGGCACATTTGGATTGTTTTGTGTAAAactaaattgtgactgttttgcTACAAGAAACCTTATGTAACTTTATAAGTGGatttaaagtggtcatgacatgaggacttttatttcaaatttgactaaaattgtttatttaaaatttgttctctgcttcctccacattgtgatgtcacactgtggtaaacatttgcatctgaccgcctccacaacaacacatcaacccctactttaccttatcacttcagtAGCAGTGTGTGAGCAGTGAGATGGGAAGGacagagcaggtcagtcaagagcagagagccaatcctAACAGTGGGCGTTtgctgtcaagtcttaaaggagaagcaacatcaaaactgagcgtttctgacagagggtcagaataaggatggaaaatgatcatggtttacaaatatatcaaataatCTTTACTAATAGTATAAGTAAACCTTAAGGAacctataaaattaattaattttaaggggggaaatattataaaaacaatgtaGAATTCCAGCATAGGGCCTATGATTGGAGAATTCTTGGGACGTCATTGAATGTATTGCTTTTGTTTGGGCGACACCTGGTGTCAAAGTATACAACTACATACAGCCCACTTCAAAAATTAGAACATGATCAAATCAGTCTTTCATAAGAATTATGTGTATATTTTCTAATGTGATATTAATAGCTCATTTGGTCTGAGCGCTTGTTTGCAAAGCAGTTGTTTCTTGGTACAATCACATATTTTCATAGTTTTACTTGTTGGCTTAAACAGGCAATAGTTGAGGTTTGAGTTGTCTTTGTCAAAAAGAAAAAgcactttatatataaaaatggatTCCAAATACGAAAATGAGGCAGTTTCATGATAACAGTCTGCTTTTCAATTTCAAGTCATATTAATTTTTTAACCAAGAGAAAATATTTtagacatttaaaaacatttatgtcaGTGTACAATATTAGTTTGTTATGAATATTTAGGTAAAACCATCAGaatgaaaaataaagaatatgAGAGTATCCAGTTCCACCACTAACCCTATTTCTGCATGATACTCAATTAGACAAAAACACTGCATGATACTTTTTTGGAAGTAAGCAATTTATGTCAAGCTACAAGCTATGTCTACACAAGTCTacttacactgatcagccacaacattaaaaccacctgcctaatatggtgttggtcccctcgtgccaccaaatcagAGCGAATcgagtggttatctgagataccaCTCGATTGGCAAACTTtgtcagtttaaaccagtctggccattctctattgacctctctcatcatcaaggcgtttccgtccacagaactgtcgctcgctggatgttttttgtttttggcaccattctgactaaattttagagactgttgtgtgtgataaTCCaagaatgggggtggcagcatcatgttgtgggagtgctttgctgcaggataatagaaaaataaatggcataatgaggaaggagaattatatgtatatattgaagcaacatctcaagacatcagccaggaagttaaaactcggtcgcaaatgggtctttcaaatggacaatgactccaagcattcctccagagttgtggcaaaatggcctaaggacaacaaagtcaaggtattggagtggccatcacaaagccctgacttcagtccgatagaaaatttgtgggcagaattgaaaaatcgtgtgtgagcaaggaggcctacaaacctgactcagttacaccagttctgtctggaggaatgggacaaaattccagcaaattattgtgtgAAGCTTGTGAAGGcatcccaaaacatttgacccaagttaaacaatgtaaagtcaatgataccaaatactaaccaaGTGTATGTCAACTtttatccactgggaatgtgatgaaagtaataaaagctgaaataaatcattctctctactattattctgacatttcacattcttaaaataaagtagtgaaacTAACTGacctatagatagatagatagatagatagatagatagatagatagacagacagacagacagatagatagatagatagatagatagatagatagatagatagatagatagatagatagatagatagatagatagatagatagatagatagatagatagatagatagatagatagatagatagatgcattTCTTGGCCTGTAACTGTGTGTTCTCCTCGTGATGTAATACCCATAAAATAATTGTACTAAGAGGGCAtagatattttttgtattattattattattattattattattattattattattattaaaatgtgtttgtggcATGCTGAAATCGGATACAAAAGGAGTCTGATGATATATgtgaattcatgcattcatgactaTAAAATTATTTCCTTTTTCAGAGTCTACCTCAGAATGATGAGACCCAAGCCACCTGTTACCTGTTACCTGTTTAGGCCAACAagtataatgcaaagaaaatatgAAAGGGTATCCAGCATCAAACTAGGGACTAATTACTCTTCAAGCATGTGTTATGATCATCTGAAATATACCCAGATTAATTACATCGtgaatatgacaaaaaaaaacaaaaagagtttGGTGTAAAATCCTACTTTTAGGCGAAATACTCAGCCACCAGGTGTCGCTCAAACAAAGGACGACACAGACTGGAGCAAAGATCATGCTAATAAAAGAAGCATTTTGTCGCATTGTATTCTAAATTGAAACACAACACcatatatgtaaggaataattgacgacgggccgttgaattatgtaaggaataattgacgacgggccgttgaattattagaaaaataatgcacacccggggtggtaatgcggtcacgacgcgaagcggagtttttgtcattaaaacgctcttgtatttaggactaatttcttacgcatctaatcccatgcctccgttgctaattccaaaacgtcattttagagttagtaacggaggtttgagccactgacagcagactaatgcagttattagtgtagttattagagagacagaggttgcaataatgagacagaaaatcatgtgcttggaactactttagccgtgcgtttccctgaaaataattgcacaccttagaacgttctcaaccaatcagaatcaagcattcaacagccctgtagtataaaatGATATATATGGTGTTGTGTTTCAATTTAGAAtagaattataacgtatgaattaataaataaattaaataatatgacgcacatgattttctgtctcattattgcaacctctgtctctggATATACAATGTAAAtggtctgtgtgaactctcaaaAACACTCAAAGATGAGTTTGTCTTAGTCTTGCTGAATGAGAGAATGaactaaataaatattgttggtgaacaatataaatatgtaaaaatatgggGGAACTATAGCTGGTGAAAATatagaatttacagtaaaaataataattgtgaattacttttatgctgtctttatgtgatatttgctGCTTGCGTCGgaactggcattgtatggacctacagacttgaaatattcctctaaaaatatttgtttgtgttctgctaaagaaagaaagtcatacccatctgagatggcattagggtgagtaaatgacgagagagatttcatttttaggtgaactgtccctttaaatatgtcAGCGTGCGTAATAAAATATCTGTTTgagatataaaatgtttaaaaaatatataaggcATAAACAAAGAAAAGTAAGTAAACATGTAACATTTTGAGCAGGACAGTCtcttatttcaattttaaatgataaagGCTTGGTATTCGGGAGTGAAAGTCCGCCGCTCATTGCCTTTGCTTATCTAGGCACGGGACCGCGCAGCAGGACACAGCGGCAGTGCCGTGAGCGCGCCTTCTGTGTCGGATTCGTTCGCTGACAGCCAGCGGTGCGAATTGGACTCGTCAGATGCTAGCGATCCACACTTCGCGCTTTATCACGCACATTTCACTCCACGGATCGTTTTCCACCCCTTTCAGTCGCCGTTATATTTCTCCAAAATGAatccactgtgtggcagatgtAACCGAGTGGTGTATCCCACGGAAAAAGTGAATTGTCTTGACAAGGTAAGGCTAAGCGAAACTTAGCAAACGCTAGCATAGCTTATACTTCTGACTATGGTAATGAGGTAAACTTGGCTGTTTTTAATTTGTTACGCATGTCTAATAATGTCCCTTAAAAGAGGGTATGCTATTTCCG is from Xyrauchen texanus isolate HMW12.3.18 chromosome 8, RBS_HiC_50CHRs, whole genome shotgun sequence and encodes:
- the LOC127647939 gene encoding ADP-ribosylation factor-like protein 5B, producing the protein MGLLFAKLMTVFGDREHKVIIVGLDNAGKTTILYQFLTKEAVQTSPTIGSNVEEISIKKTRFLVWDIGGQDSLRASWNSYYCNTEIVILVVDSTDRERLTVTKEELHRMLAHEDLQNASVLVLANKQDMKNSMSAAEISQSLTLGSLTARSWHVQACCALTGEGLPASLDWMQSRVLAN